The Anomaloglossus baeobatrachus isolate aAnoBae1 chromosome 5, aAnoBae1.hap1, whole genome shotgun sequence genome includes the window AAGGTGACTTTTAATTGCACATAAACTGTGCAGAAAACTTTCTAAATATCACTAGAGTAACAGAGAGGAGGTATAATAAAAGAAAAGATCATTCCAAGAACAATCAGGTGAAGCACTATACAACAAGCAGCGTTCCCATGGACAGAGACAAGGTGACGTCATCAGAattgaagcatgagctgggcacccgACTCACAAAGATGCCACTTGTGCCTGCCTTAAAAGACGAAAGAAGAAAAATCCAGACGTTTTTAAGGACAAAGCAACAATTTATGGAATTTTATTTTCATTTATGAACATACAGATTAAAAACAACATTAACCTGTGACTATCATGGACTAAGCATTAGATTTATTGCAGCCTAAAAAATAAGTATCAAGCGACAATGAAAATATAAATGTAAGTATATATAGTGCTTGTCATACCCTCCCTTCTCTTTTTAACCTCTTTACTGGTACGTCTTTGGTCGCTTCCTCCCGGTTACAGCTGGCTCTGGCAGCGAGTCCCTGGTAATTCCAGCCcatctctgctgatctgatcagcagacgtgtATAGCTAACAGACGCAGGTGGATCGCCTGTTAGCTATacatatctgctgatcagatcagaaaatactgacagcgcaatttaaatggtagCTGATGACCAatgatgctgccatgactcacttcctgtgagagccgacagagcgctgccactcacaggaacactgcatttctgctgatcagagcgatgctgctctgatcagcaaaaatgaatAAGCGATCGCAGTGTGCAGTGATAAATTCCCCTAGGTGGGACTAGTAGAatagataaaaaatgttaaaacgtttttaaaaatatgaaaaaaattaaaaaaacaaaaaacctaaaagttcaaattacccccattcacccattgaaaataaaagttaaaaaaactgaaaaaatatacacatatttagtatcgccacgttcagaaatgctctatcaaaatataaaatcaattcatctgatcattACACGGTGTGGCAAGAAAaagttccaaatgccaaaattacattgttTAGTTGCCGCAAAATTGTTTAAAAATGCAATAAGTGATGAAAACAGTGCATCTATACAAAAATGGTAAATttaaaaatgtcagcacaagacgcaaaaaaataagtcatcgaagaccccagatcccgaaaattgagagcgctatgggtctcagaaaatggtgccaaaagcactATTTTTTTGGAAAAGCTTCTGAATTTTTgttagccccttagataaaagtaaaagtgtactgtacatgtttggtatctaagaaTTCATGAAAAtatgaggcatcatatggacacatcagttttaccatatagtgaacactgaataaaagaaCCCAAAACCAATTgtgtaattacattttttttgcaatttcaccgcacttggaatttttccccattttccagtacactatatagtaacattaatgatttaattcaaaagctaaaaatccctcatatggcaaaattgacaagaaaataaaaaagttagggccctcagaaggaagggaggaaaaaacgaaaatgaagaaCAGAAAATcaccccgggggtgaaggggttgaaGCCTTTTCGCCTACATGAGCTCTTTAATGTTTAACACAAGTTGTTTTGAAAGAAAAGAATTTCTCACATTTTCAACATAGATGTGACTTCTTTCCTATGTGACTTTTTTGATGTTTAACCAAATATAATGTACAcacaaaacttttcccacattttgaacatgaaaatgattCTCCCctttgtgagttctctgatgtttaacaaaatTTGATATGTTGTTATTAAAGTATTTTCCACACCAAAGGTTGAGCTAGATGAACCTAGcactttttcaacctatgtaactaactaTGTAACATTAATATGGCTTCTtgtctgtgtgaattctctgatggaaATGAAGACTTGATTTCCGAGTAAaatttttcccacattctgaacatgaaaatggcttctcccctgtgtgaattctctgatgtgtaaaaaGAGTTGATttatttgcaaaacatttcccacagtctgaacatgaatatggcttcatgtCTGTGTGAGTTCTATGATGGAAACGAAGACTTGATATCTGAGTAAAatcttttccacactctgaacatgaatatggcttctcccctgtgtgagttctctgatgtgtaacaagagttgatttatttgcaaaacatttcccacattctgaacatgaaaatggcttctcccctgtgtgaattctctgatgtataacaacagTTGAttgatctgtaaaacatttcccacattctaaacatgaaaatggcttctccccggtatgagttctctgatgtctaacaagttttgATTGTTttggaaaacatttcccacaatctgaacatggatatggcttctcccctgtatgaattatTTTCTTTACAACAAGGTTTGATTGATAATTAAAACACTCTCCATACTCTGAACATGAAAGTATATTATTTCCTTTGATATTGCTGTTATCCCATCTGTGACATTTATTTTCCTGactagtctgtgatgaatcaggagAAAAGACCTGTTTAATAGGATCAGTTGATAGATGTTTGCTGTGAAGCATCAAGGATACAGGTGAGATAATGCAATGTTCTTCATATGACTGAAAGTCTGAAGATGTCAGAAATCCCTCTGATCTCCTAATACAGTCACCTGCCAAGAAAAACACATATTACTTTTTCAATAATATAACCTtagaaatagttttttttttaccatatcaaATGTCCATTAAAATTGCAACTCATGTTGCAAAATTTGCTATCCACGAAGGTATTAGTGACAAAACAATTCACATTCTAATCGAAGACCACAGAGCAAGGACCACTAGATAATGATATCAGGCCACCAGGATAGGCTCTAGCAGTTTCTCATTTCAGTGCAGAATTCAGCATCTTCCTAGGTTTATGTCTCAGAGTGTCGGTCACCACTATTTTGTAGTAAGACACTCAGTGGAGAATCATAAATGAGCCTGTCAGTCAGTactattaggccctgtgcccacgctgcgtactTTGAAgcagattttgacgcagattttcagaaatctgcagcataaTCTGCATGTcctttgtgaagccagcaaagtctatgagaattcagaagtgcttggcccacgttgagtatttttcccttgcgtatttggtgcagatttctttttttctgcaccaaatctgcaccaaatacacaagggaaaaataagcaacttgGGCACAgcgcttctgaattctcatagaatttgctggcttcacaatggacatgcagattttgctgctgaTTTTGGAAtatactacacagcgtgggcactgggccttagggGGGTCTGTCAGGCACAATCCCTCACAGCCACATGTATTTTACTGCAGAATGGAGGAGCAGTGCAATTATATATGAAGAAGCTCTGACTTTGTAGAACGTATAAAACTTGGATTGCAAATTAATATGTAAAGTGGTTTTCTCATTGTAACATCTGCCTGGAACCACattctcaggatggctgtcacggacagacttgAGGCTAGCCGCCCAATATGCAGGACCCAAGAACCCCAAAACActttaaaccctatacagggatttggaattactacagggccccggagatcactaacTGTGGAAGTCTGCAATCCCAAGAAGAGTagccgtcaggcagggtcaaaccaagagATACAGAAAACAGGCAAAATCAGCagacaagagcgtagtcaggaaatcaggctaaggtcaaaaccggagatggcaggaAGGTACAAGGTACAAAAATAGAAGGCAGGCGagcagtcagagagcaggcaggggtaaaaacacagggatcaatatacagagcagggcGGGAACCACAGACAAGCAgtactacaagactatatctggtgtcgaccagcagacaggagggggaataacaagggtgtggtgccttcccattggctgtagctgaaaaggTGGTAATTTCAGTTGGAagacgccaccacagtcagccactggtactgcaggtcccaaggAAACCTAGCTTAGTGGATGggaggagcctgtgcccaccaaacCTCCTTTTGTAAAAAAGTGAGAAGTAAATCCACTAAGTGCATCCATAATTAAGTTCTGGTAACTGAGtgttgaaaaaaggtaaaaaaatgggtGACATACCGGCCTCCAGATCAATGCTGAGGGACGTAATGTAGTGGGAACAATTGTGTTATTTAGGCATTTCCTAAATGTATTTGCAAATTGTCTTTTTCCAATAAATTTTATAGAACCTTCCCTTGGAGCAGATTTGCTGTGGACCTCTGGCAGTGGAAGACCATCATGATATCCAGAGTGACAAATCACACTGCAGTAATCAATGTGAAAAATGTGCCGGCAAGTTGCACATTTCACTCTttgaggccctgtgcacacactgtgttttttgctacagatttgccgcagtttttgctgcagaattggtgcgttttttgttcaTAAGCTTCAGGCAGTCctttctcagcaaagtctatgagaaatccaaaatcctgtgcgcacactgctttttttttccttacaggttttgctgcagaatgtatgcagcaaaaagaagtagcatgtcactcctTTTCTGCGTTTTTTTCTCTTAAAAACTGCAGGGACAATACCGCAGGCAAAAACGCAGTTTTTCTGCAGGtaggtgcgttttttccgcaggtaggtgcgtttttcactggagaaacaattctgcagtgtgcgcacagtgaGACTCACACCTATACCAACAGAATAAAATCACATACTGGGTGTAAAACCGGCGCTACTATCCCTGCACAGTCCAGCTTCCTCCACCAGAGACGGTGGCACAGTTACCATCCGGGCTGCCCTGTGGTGTCTCACGTTCTTGTCGCCGCTTCCTGTTACAAGGGCCTGCACACGCCACAAAGATCTCCTATGAGCGCACTCTCTCCCCTCTTCTTTTTTTCATATCAAATagtctttttattaacattttagttTAAAAAAAGAAGAAGAACGCATACATGAAAGTATGCAGACCCATCCTCCTCCCCAAGCAAAATCGCTTATTTGACTCAGTAAACAATATATTCTTCTGTACATTTACATTCATAATCACATTTAGGCATAGATCAGCGACCAAACTACCACtcataaggccccattacacgggaCGAtacatctaacgatatgtcggcgggttcacggagtttgtgacgcacatccggcatcattagagatatcatagcgtgtgacaccaccgagcaactgtgaacgagcaaaaatactcaccttattgttgctcgttgatacgttgttcattttcataatatcgtccctccttctgtgcgctggttgttcatcgttcccggggcagcacacatcactatgtgtgacaccccgggaacgacgaacatctccttacctacatgCCTTAGGCAAAGCGGAAgggaggaggtaggcgggatgttatgtcccactcatctccgcccctccacttctattggccggccgctgtgtgacgtcgctgtgacgccgaacatccctcccccatcaggaagaggatgttggccgctcacagcgacgtcgtctgggaggtaagtacgtgtgacaggtgttaccgactttgtgcgccacgggcaactaattgcccgtgacgcacaaacgacgggggtgggtgcgatcgcacgatatatcgtcccgtgtaacgggaCCTATAGAGAAACTGACTAAAACACCTGCAATCCGACCTGACACTTTGGCCCATTCCCAAGTAGCTAAGCTAAAACAAGTTCGCCATCAGAGCTCTAGCCCAGGTCTATGTCACCAGAGCGAAATTTGGAGTATGAAGCCACAGGGTCTACAGATCCTCACATTTTTTGTATGCTCTTCTCTTCTGGTAGCCATACTTCTCCAGCCGGAGGGTATAATTTACCTTGTCAACTAACTAATTAATATCGGGGACCTTTCTATTTTTCCAGTATACTCCTATGACCTTCCGTGCCTGATATACTATACACGTGATCGCAATCTTACAGCTCTCCGGAATAGGTAGTTCCGCCGTGTATCCAAGAATATATGTCAAAGGTCCACGGTCAATACGACAATCATACACAGAATCAATCAGGTCAAGCACTACCGTCCAGTATCTTCTCAAACGTGGATAGTTCCACAAAAGATGAATCAGATCAGCGTCTGGAACGCCACATTTCCAGCAACACGAGTCAGGGCTAGCGCCTATTTTTAATAAGGATGCTGGCGTACTGTATAACCTATGTACTACAAATATGTGTGACAGCACTCTGCGACTCGCTTACAGACAATAGCGGAATATTTTGCAGTAACTCTTCCCACAGCTCCCCAGAAATATTTCCTAGGTCTCTCTGCCACCTATCTCGCAGACCGCAGGTCACCACCCTGAGTTTGGCATCTTGGAAGTACATGTAGTACCAGGAAATCACACCCTTAGTGTCACCAGCCGCCACCAAAATATCCAATAACGGCGTCCGGTTCACCGGTGACAAACTCACAGATACCGACTGTACCTCACAAGCATGTCGAACTTGAAGGTATTGAAAGAACCTGTTATTCGGGATATTAAATTCCCTCCTGAGCACTACAAACGTCTAATCTGCCCCTCTTCAAACAGTTACTGCACCTTCTTGAACCCCTTCCGCTGCATTAGCTCGAATCCACAGTTTATCAAGTTCAGGGAGATTCGAGTTTCCCCAAAAAAGTGAGTATTTGGTGACTACTCCCACCTTCAAAACATCTTACTTTTTCCCAAGTCTTCCCTATCTCCCTTAAGGTATGACACTCTGAGGTATTTTCAGAAAGCCTCCTGAATCTAACTCCGCAGGCAAATCCCTCCTCCCCCAGAGCATGACACAGCATTGCCACTATTGACAGTGAAGATCCCGCACACTCCTCCCCCCAATTCTTAAAGTGCTGCAGTTGCGCTGCCATATAATAGAGAAACGGGTCCGGAACCGCCAACTCCCCCTTCATCTTAGGCTTTTGCAGTGCTTGCAATTTTATCGGCGCAATTCACCTTTTCCAGATTAACTCCTTGAAAATGCTATTAATTTTTTGAAAGATATGTTGGGGTAGCCAGACTGGTGCATTATGTAATAGGTATCGTGCCTGCAGCATCAAAATCATTTTTGCTAAATTAGTCCTGCCAGTTACCGATAGAGTAAGTTtacaccaggccttggttttctgctgAAATCTACTCAAAAGAGGAATAATATTCAGTTTCTCAAAGTCTGTCACCTTCTCACTAATCCAAACGCCCAAGTATTTAAAGAAGGGAACAAGCTTCAGCTGCCCTACTAGACTCTCAGGAGTAGGAGGGACAGGCCCTAATGTCAACAAATATGATTTATTCCAATTAATTGTTAAGCACGACAGTGTGCTAAATCGATCAATAACACCTATGGCTTCCTTTAGGGAGTTCGGGCAACCATTTAGGAATAAGACCATGTTGTCTGCATAAGAGCAACTTTCTCTGTTAAATTACCGTGACGGAAGCCTTTCACACTGTCATGATGTatatagttttctccatcccatatttctgtataagatgccatgtgatgtattttaccttctcactgtatttgctgtaatactatgtcaggatgtgatgtaactttcctttggttgtacttactgaacactttgaaatgtcttgggatgtaagtgaccataccttccccccagcctgtatcatattgcaatcaggcttcagcagtagctattgtcattgatttggtgggggttgcatatatatattgttcttctcagcatgggacttctccaatctacaacttggtaaacagaacagagccagcagtctaaagtccattcatgcatcaaatggccagggggaggtgtgcccacctaaggggctgatcccaggagagaagaacatgttagttcagttagttggatctcggctggagacgtactaggatctatagctgaggctggatcctggggtctgtgtgtgtggactgttacagactggagatccgcggccacgtgggattgtgttttgttggttggactcaaggaactcatataaggaccattgccctaatttccctagcatcggaataccaggcggtgcccctggatcttttgttttttgttgtggactccttgcagatttgaaggatttatatttatgtttgctgctttatctttgtggttccaataaagccctttggattgttccttggcctggcgtccctcactgctctgttacaTACCCCGTCACACACACCACTTGATACTCTCAGGGCCACAGCGCCAATGGCAAACAGCAATGGGGATAGTGGGCATCCCTGCCTAGTCCCCCTGGCCAATGAAAACCCCTCTGATAACAGCCCATTACCTTTACCTAGGCGCTGGGAACtgcatatagcagttttacccaggAGATTAATTTTTCAACAAAACCCATATGAGTCAATTCCATCCATAAAAAGTTCCATTCGACACTATCAAATGCTTTAGCGGCATCTAAGGAGACCACCACTTTAAACTGATCCCCTTCCACGGGTAATTGCAGATTCAGATAGAGCCGTCAGATGTTAATGGCCGTAGATTTAGTTGGCATAAAACCTGTTTGGTCGGAGTATAAACAGTAAGGGCAGTTATTACCAGTGCTAGTGGTTGGCCAAGAGCTTTGCCAGAATTTTAACATCCACAGGAaggagggatatggggcgataggatTCCGGCAGGCCGGGGTCTTTATCCTGGTTGGGAATTACCACAATGATGGCTTCATTCATGGAAGGTGGCAGCCTCCTATTCTCCAGTGCCTCATTAAATACTTCCAGCAACTGGGGCAATAGTACAGAACTGTGGGACTTAAAAACCTCAGCCGGCAAGTCATCCGTGCCCGGGGACTTGTTAGACATTGatgactattctgtctcttcctggtagcaatgaatccaaccgctctaattatcagtcccttagataactgtatgattttac containing:
- the LOC142313010 gene encoding uncharacterized protein LOC142313010 — encoded protein: MDMDRDKMAKRILHLTLEILFRLTGEDYTVVKKTSSERCQAPVSEGRPLSPITGPPPHPPIHEDINDQKILELTYKMIELLTGEVTLLGMLGHYTVPIRCQDVTVYFSMEEWEYLEGHKDLYKDVMMEVPRPLTSPGLSSKRTTPERCPRPLLPQDCKQEDPDVPQDHQGEDLPHINTTETSVRGDERSKEEIPTDNRPGDCIRRSEGFLTSSDFQSYEEHCIISPVSLMLHSKHLSTDPIKQVFSPDSSQTSQENKCHRWDNSNIKGNNILSCSEYGECFNYQSNLVVKKIIHTGEKPYPCSDCGKCFPKQSKLVRHQRTHTGEKPFSCLECGKCFTDQSTVVIHQRIHTGEKPFSCSECGKCFANKSTLVTHQRTHTGEKPYSCSECGKDFTQISSLRFHHRTHTDMKPYSCSDCGKCFANKSTLFTHQRIHTGEKPFSCSECGKNFTRKSSLHFHQRIHTDKKPY